In the genome of Candidatus Microbacterium phytovorans, one region contains:
- a CDS encoding MFS transporter — protein sequence MSAGRTAPSGWREIWSPAFLVIFGLNFVLNVSQFMVNALVPKLTDGFGASATTVGLVTGLFAATALLVRPFVGVATTRIRHSHLLAATAVVLLLAFACFAFAGDVTAVVIGRLLQGFGMGFLAPVTLAMASNALPERRMASGIGLFSLGQAIGMAIGPAIGLWLERLLGYGPTFAISAGAMAVVAVLAPLVRSESPRRESRPRERLWRSFIAPEAIAPAIVIFFLGGAYSVVNSFVILYGESMGIESIGLFFTAYALALLVSRPIAGPIADRFGLTAVIVPGTLIYGVAFFLISTARSLPEFLVAGAVSAFGYGICQPAVQTLALLAVSRERRGIASNTNYMGLDLSYLVLPVAAGALVSAGHEAGWADADAYSLMFRFMIIPVAIGLAVYVLFARPTPRTRDDLSPGALNPTEG from the coding sequence ATGTCAGCAGGCCGAACCGCACCGAGCGGTTGGCGGGAGATCTGGTCGCCCGCGTTCCTGGTGATCTTCGGTCTGAACTTCGTCCTCAACGTCTCGCAGTTCATGGTCAACGCGCTCGTCCCGAAACTCACCGACGGGTTCGGCGCGAGTGCGACCACCGTCGGACTCGTCACAGGGTTGTTCGCGGCCACCGCGCTGCTGGTGCGACCCTTCGTCGGCGTCGCCACGACCCGCATCCGCCACAGTCACCTCCTCGCCGCCACTGCCGTGGTGCTCCTGCTCGCCTTCGCGTGCTTCGCGTTCGCGGGAGATGTGACGGCCGTCGTGATCGGACGCCTTCTGCAGGGCTTCGGCATGGGGTTCCTCGCCCCCGTGACGCTCGCGATGGCCAGCAACGCACTGCCGGAACGCCGCATGGCCTCCGGCATCGGCCTGTTCTCTTTGGGGCAGGCCATCGGCATGGCGATCGGCCCCGCCATCGGGCTCTGGCTCGAGCGCCTTCTGGGCTACGGCCCCACCTTCGCCATCAGCGCGGGGGCCATGGCCGTCGTGGCGGTGCTCGCGCCGCTCGTGCGATCCGAATCGCCGCGGCGCGAGTCGCGGCCACGCGAACGCCTGTGGCGGTCCTTCATCGCGCCCGAGGCGATCGCGCCGGCCATCGTGATCTTCTTCCTCGGCGGCGCCTACTCGGTCGTCAACTCCTTCGTCATCCTCTACGGGGAGTCGATGGGGATCGAGAGCATCGGGCTCTTCTTCACGGCGTACGCCCTCGCCCTGCTCGTCTCGCGACCGATCGCGGGTCCGATCGCCGACCGCTTCGGACTCACCGCCGTGATCGTCCCGGGCACACTTATCTACGGGGTGGCCTTCTTCCTGATCAGCACGGCACGGTCGCTGCCCGAGTTCCTCGTCGCCGGGGCCGTCTCCGCCTTCGGCTACGGCATCTGCCAGCCCGCCGTGCAGACCCTCGCCCTCCTTGCGGTCAGCAGAGAGCGTCGCGGCATCGCCAGCAACACGAACTACATGGGCCTCGACCTCTCCTATCTGGTCCTCCCGGTGGCCGCCGGCGCGCTCGTGTCCGCCGGCCACGAGGCGGGCTGGGCCGACGCCGACGCGTACTCCCTCATGTTCCGTTTCATGATCATCCCCGTCGCCATCGGGTTGGCGGTCTACGTGCTGTTCGCCCGCCCGACCCCCCGCACCCGCGACGATCTCAGCCCCGGCGCCCTGAACCCCACGGAGGGATGA
- the gtfA gene encoding sucrose phosphorylase has protein sequence MKPISNTPMLITYADSLGGDLPALQGVLDGPFAGAFGGVHILPFFPSSGDRGFAVIDYDTVDPAFGTWTDIERIASSYYVMADFMINHVSIRSAEFRDYMQRGDASPYRDMFIHWDEFWPNAEPTEEEMAALYRRKAVGPVKDFTRDDGTVVRLWNTFFAEQVDIDPWQPVTQEYFRRNLGRLADIVPLIRFDAFAYASKRPGTSCFFVEPEVWQVLDIGMEPLRARGTQMLPEIHENYRIQLAMAERGHWVYDFALPMLMLHTVFSHDTTRLRHWLTICPRKQFTTLDTHDGIGVVDVVGLLSDDEIDAVSDRVNRVIEPLRQYHALPPGMITRGKEQTRQYQLMTSFFSALEEDEDAMLLARTVQLWVPGIPQVYYVGALFGANDVDALRDTGEARAVNRHDYTGEEVAAAVARPHTAALLDILRFRTAYSAFDGEFTSDDTAGSHVLDLTWRDGDASARLVADFRAKSFTITEERAGSTRTVAQWPAV, from the coding sequence ATGAAACCGATCTCCAACACCCCGATGCTGATCACCTACGCCGACAGCCTGGGAGGTGACCTTCCGGCCCTGCAGGGGGTGCTCGACGGGCCGTTCGCGGGGGCCTTCGGGGGCGTGCACATCCTCCCGTTCTTCCCGTCGAGCGGTGACCGCGGCTTCGCCGTCATCGACTACGACACGGTCGACCCCGCTTTCGGCACGTGGACGGACATCGAGCGGATCGCGTCGTCGTACTACGTGATGGCCGACTTCATGATCAATCACGTCTCCATCCGATCGGCCGAGTTCCGCGATTACATGCAGCGCGGCGATGCCTCGCCCTACCGGGACATGTTCATCCACTGGGACGAGTTCTGGCCGAACGCCGAACCGACCGAGGAGGAGATGGCGGCGCTGTACCGGCGCAAGGCCGTCGGCCCCGTGAAGGACTTCACCCGCGACGACGGCACGGTCGTGCGACTGTGGAACACGTTCTTCGCCGAGCAGGTCGACATCGACCCGTGGCAGCCCGTCACGCAGGAGTACTTCCGCCGCAACCTGGGGCGGCTCGCCGACATCGTGCCGCTCATCCGCTTCGATGCGTTCGCGTACGCCTCCAAGCGTCCCGGGACGAGCTGCTTCTTCGTCGAGCCCGAGGTATGGCAGGTGCTCGACATCGGCATGGAGCCGCTGCGGGCGCGCGGCACGCAGATGCTTCCCGAGATCCACGAGAACTATCGCATCCAGCTGGCCATGGCCGAGCGCGGGCACTGGGTCTACGACTTCGCGCTCCCGATGCTCATGCTGCACACGGTGTTCAGCCACGACACAACCCGCCTGCGGCACTGGCTGACCATCTGCCCGCGAAAGCAGTTCACGACGCTCGACACGCACGACGGGATCGGCGTCGTCGACGTTGTCGGGTTGCTCTCGGACGACGAGATCGATGCCGTGAGCGACCGCGTCAACCGCGTCATCGAGCCGCTGCGTCAGTACCACGCGCTCCCGCCCGGCATGATCACGCGCGGCAAGGAGCAGACCCGGCAGTACCAGCTGATGACGTCGTTCTTCTCGGCTCTCGAGGAGGACGAGGATGCCATGCTCCTCGCGCGCACCGTTCAGCTGTGGGTTCCCGGCATCCCCCAGGTGTACTACGTCGGTGCACTCTTCGGCGCGAACGACGTCGACGCGCTCCGCGACACCGGCGAGGCACGCGCGGTCAACCGCCACGACTACACCGGCGAGGAAGTCGCCGCCGCGGTCGCCCGTCCACACACCGCAGCCCTCCTGGACATCCTGCGTTTCCGCACGGCATACTCGGCCTTCGACGGCGAGTTCACCTCCGACGACACCGCCGGGTCGCACGTGCTCGACCTGACCTGGCGCGACGGCGACGCGTCGGCCCGCCTCGTCGCCGACTTCCGGGCGAAGAGCTTCACGATCACCGAGGAACGGGCGGGTTCCACCCGCACCGTCGCGCAGTGGCCGGCGGTGTGA
- a CDS encoding helix-turn-helix domain containing protein: protein MVSGQEPGATGHERRRRQTEEHLLAAAGRLFLRDGYARTSLAAVAREAGVAERTVYVRFATKAALFQRVIETAIVGDVDPVPLPERGWSVAAMSAPTLAERVHAFADGVATMNERLGPLMAVNGEVEPAEPSVQESAARWREATRVFLEVFWGAAVRDGLLAKDADVAWLASVGAMLSAAESRLLAARTFGWDRDEYAVWLERTWMRLAAASALVPGTD, encoded by the coding sequence ATGGTGAGCGGTCAAGAGCCCGGAGCGACGGGACATGAGCGCAGGCGGCGTCAGACCGAGGAGCACCTCCTGGCGGCGGCCGGCCGGCTGTTCCTCCGCGACGGCTATGCGCGCACGTCGCTGGCCGCCGTGGCGCGCGAAGCGGGGGTGGCGGAACGCACCGTCTACGTACGCTTCGCCACGAAGGCCGCGCTCTTTCAACGGGTCATCGAGACCGCGATCGTGGGAGATGTCGACCCCGTTCCGCTTCCCGAGCGGGGGTGGAGCGTCGCGGCGATGTCCGCGCCCACGCTGGCGGAGCGGGTGCACGCGTTCGCCGACGGGGTGGCGACGATGAACGAGCGTCTCGGACCGCTCATGGCGGTCAACGGAGAGGTCGAGCCGGCGGAGCCGAGTGTGCAGGAGTCCGCCGCCCGGTGGCGCGAGGCCACCCGCGTCTTCCTGGAGGTCTTCTGGGGTGCTGCGGTGCGCGACGGGCTTCTGGCGAAGGATGCCGACGTCGCCTGGCTGGCGTCGGTGGGGGCGATGCTGTCGGCCGCCGAGTCGCGCCTGCTCGCCGCAAGAACGTTCGGGTGGGATCGGGACGAGTATGCCGTGTGGCTGGAGCGCACCTGGATGCGGCTGGCCGCGGCATCCGCTCTCGTCCCCGGAACCGACTGA
- a CDS encoding LCP family protein, whose amino-acid sequence MSETPDAPPTSRRQPLARHGIQTSPKPFRQIMTVLGAVVAVVVLSVGAVGAFYVWDAARTLTDNSVDIGDDVDELPAIGEIDGGVNMLVVGTDSCEGQDLKLFPRCAHDAGGERNDVTMLVHISDNPRRVTVVSFPRDMIVPIPSCPTGDGGNYSAMSAQMINSSYMYGGLPCTVLTVEALTGVDIQYAAAIRWTGVINMSDAIGGVDVCVSDDISDKHTGLNLTKGTHTLVGAEALQFLRIRHGIGDGSDLGRISNQQQFMSSMVRKLQSGGVLANPSVLFNLATTAVAQVQSKQLVLSDSLTNPQRMVSIAMAVKSVPYKDIVFVQYPTVYAPGGGRVLPVTSAADVLFQALEDNQPLKLTGDASQGYGVEIVGEAEATPTPTPTPTGSPSGSPDASETPDANQTPEPTETAVELPSDIAGSTAADVTCTQAQR is encoded by the coding sequence GTGAGCGAGACGCCTGACGCCCCGCCGACCAGCCGGCGACAGCCGCTGGCGCGCCACGGCATCCAGACCTCCCCGAAGCCCTTCCGCCAGATCATGACGGTGCTCGGCGCGGTGGTCGCGGTCGTCGTCCTGAGCGTCGGCGCCGTGGGGGCGTTCTACGTGTGGGATGCCGCGCGCACCCTCACCGACAACAGTGTCGACATCGGTGACGACGTCGACGAGCTGCCCGCCATCGGCGAGATCGACGGCGGCGTCAACATGCTCGTCGTGGGCACCGACTCCTGCGAGGGTCAAGACCTCAAGCTCTTCCCGCGCTGCGCCCACGACGCGGGGGGCGAGCGCAACGACGTGACGATGCTGGTGCACATCAGCGACAACCCGCGCCGCGTGACGGTGGTCTCCTTCCCGCGCGACATGATCGTGCCGATCCCGTCGTGCCCGACCGGCGACGGCGGCAACTACTCCGCGATGAGCGCTCAGATGATCAACTCGTCGTACATGTACGGCGGACTTCCCTGCACCGTGCTGACCGTCGAGGCGCTGACCGGCGTCGACATCCAGTACGCCGCGGCGATCCGCTGGACGGGTGTCATCAACATGTCGGATGCCATCGGCGGCGTCGACGTGTGCGTCTCCGACGACATCAGCGACAAGCACACGGGCCTGAACCTCACCAAGGGCACGCACACCCTCGTCGGTGCGGAGGCGCTGCAGTTCCTGCGCATTCGCCACGGCATCGGCGACGGCTCCGACCTCGGCCGCATCTCGAATCAGCAGCAGTTCATGAGCTCGATGGTGCGCAAGCTGCAGTCGGGCGGTGTGCTGGCGAATCCGTCGGTGCTGTTCAACCTCGCGACGACCGCGGTGGCGCAGGTGCAGTCGAAGCAGCTCGTGCTGAGCGATTCGCTGACCAACCCCCAGCGGATGGTGTCGATCGCGATGGCGGTCAAGAGCGTGCCGTACAAGGACATCGTCTTCGTGCAGTATCCGACGGTCTACGCCCCCGGCGGCGGCCGTGTGCTCCCGGTCACCTCGGCGGCCGACGTGCTGTTCCAGGCGCTTGAGGACAACCAGCCGCTGAAGCTCACGGGCGACGCGAGCCAGGGCTACGGTGTGGAGATCGTCGGCGAGGCCGAGGCCACCCCGACCCCCACTCCCACCCCCACGGGTTCGCCGAGCGGTTCGCCCGACGCCTCAGAGACCCCCGACGCGAACCAGACGCCGGAGCCCACCGAGACGGCCGTGGAGCTCCCCTCCGACATCGCCGGCTCCACCGCCGCCGACGTCACCTGCACGCAAGCCCAGCGCTGA
- a CDS encoding HAD family hydrolase — translation MTAKGGTPHLPPTGSVKVVKPTKAARLVERIADETEDPTVATERLLIALDVDGTLLLEDETLSPGVVDAIAHAHRAGHEVMLATGRSWESTRGILRVLGLAPEYAVCSNGAVIMKRAGGDLADELVYERFHIETFDPTEVLHLLREHLPDAHYMVELADGRRLYTEEMDDWNLVAAHRVPFSELSAQPVCRVVVVSPDETDADFVDLVGRIGLNKVSYAVGWSAWLDIAPQGVDKSTALERVRVWLGVDPAHVLVMGDGRNDVGMFRWAREHGGRAIAMAQGPDEVRREASETTTSVRAGGVAEILRRL, via the coding sequence GTGACGGCGAAGGGCGGCACGCCCCACCTGCCGCCGACCGGCTCGGTGAAGGTGGTGAAGCCGACGAAGGCCGCCCGTCTCGTCGAGCGGATCGCCGACGAGACCGAAGACCCGACGGTCGCCACCGAACGGCTGCTCATCGCCCTCGACGTCGACGGCACGCTCCTGCTGGAGGACGAGACGCTGAGCCCCGGGGTCGTCGACGCGATCGCGCACGCCCACCGCGCCGGTCACGAGGTCATGCTCGCGACGGGACGGTCGTGGGAGAGCACCCGTGGCATCCTGCGCGTTCTCGGGCTCGCCCCCGAGTACGCGGTGTGCTCCAACGGCGCGGTCATCATGAAGCGGGCGGGCGGCGATCTGGCCGACGAGCTCGTCTACGAGCGGTTCCACATCGAGACGTTCGACCCCACCGAAGTGCTGCACCTGTTGCGTGAGCACCTGCCCGACGCGCACTACATGGTCGAGCTCGCCGACGGGCGTCGCCTCTACACGGAGGAGATGGACGACTGGAACCTGGTCGCCGCGCACCGGGTGCCGTTCTCGGAGCTGTCCGCCCAGCCGGTGTGCCGCGTCGTGGTGGTCTCGCCCGACGAGACGGATGCCGACTTCGTCGACCTCGTGGGTCGCATCGGACTCAACAAGGTGTCGTACGCCGTCGGCTGGTCGGCGTGGCTCGACATCGCCCCCCAGGGCGTCGACAAGTCGACCGCCTTGGAGAGGGTGCGGGTGTGGCTGGGCGTCGATCCCGCACACGTGCTCGTCATGGGCGACGGACGCAACGACGTCGGCATGTTCCGCTGGGCGCGGGAGCACGGCGGCCGCGCGATCGCGATGGCGCAGGGCCCCGACGAGGTGCGCCGCGAGGCGTCCGAGACGACGACATCGGTGCGCGCGGGAGGCGTGGCGGAGATCCTGCGTCGCCTCTGA
- the serS gene encoding serine--tRNA ligase: MIDLALLRDNPDLVKRSQEARGESAESVDAAIDADRARRVALTAFEELRAAQNVHGKKVAQAPKEEKAALVAEAKDLSARVKEAQQAVTAAEAAASAALAKIENIVIDGVPAGGEDDFVTLRTHGAPVTFDFEPRDHLALGELLGAIDMERGAKVSGARFTFLTGIGARLELALMNLGMERALAAGFVPVIPPTLVRSEVMRGTGFLGQHADEVYRLDDDDLYLVGTSEVPLAGFHMDEILDLTAGAKRYAGWSTCYRREAGSHGKDTRGIIRMHQFNKLEMFVYTTPEDAEAEHLRLVAMQEAMLQDLGLSYRVIDVAAGDLGSSAARKYDVEAWVPTQGAYRELTSTSNCTTYQARRLDIRHRPVVDGAPAGKTAHVATLNGTLATTRWIVALLETHQRADGSVVIPEVLRPYLGGLEVAEPIA, encoded by the coding sequence GTGATCGATCTCGCCCTTCTCCGCGACAACCCCGACCTCGTGAAGCGCTCGCAGGAGGCACGAGGAGAGTCGGCGGAATCCGTGGATGCCGCGATCGACGCCGACCGTGCGCGTCGCGTCGCGCTGACCGCCTTCGAAGAGCTGCGTGCCGCGCAGAACGTGCACGGCAAGAAGGTCGCGCAGGCGCCCAAGGAGGAGAAGGCCGCGCTCGTCGCCGAGGCCAAGGACCTCAGTGCCCGCGTGAAGGAGGCTCAGCAGGCCGTGACGGCCGCGGAGGCCGCGGCATCCGCTGCCCTCGCGAAGATCGAGAACATCGTGATCGACGGCGTCCCGGCCGGCGGGGAGGACGACTTCGTCACCCTCCGCACGCACGGCGCACCCGTGACGTTCGACTTCGAGCCGCGCGACCACCTCGCCCTCGGCGAACTGCTGGGCGCGATCGACATGGAGCGCGGCGCGAAGGTCTCCGGCGCCCGCTTCACCTTCCTCACCGGCATCGGCGCACGCCTCGAGCTCGCCCTCATGAACCTCGGCATGGAGCGCGCGCTCGCCGCCGGGTTCGTCCCCGTCATCCCGCCGACGCTCGTGCGGTCGGAGGTCATGCGCGGCACGGGCTTCCTCGGCCAGCACGCCGACGAGGTGTACCGCCTCGATGACGACGACCTCTACCTCGTCGGCACGAGCGAGGTGCCCCTCGCGGGGTTCCACATGGACGAGATCCTCGACCTGACTGCGGGCGCGAAGCGCTACGCCGGCTGGTCCACGTGCTACCGCCGTGAGGCCGGCTCGCACGGCAAGGACACCCGCGGCATCATCCGCATGCACCAGTTCAACAAGCTGGAGATGTTCGTCTACACGACCCCCGAGGATGCCGAGGCCGAGCACCTGCGGCTCGTCGCGATGCAGGAGGCGATGCTGCAGGACCTCGGGCTGAGCTACCGGGTCATCGACGTCGCGGCGGGCGATCTCGGCTCCTCCGCGGCGCGCAAGTACGACGTCGAGGCGTGGGTGCCGACGCAGGGTGCCTACCGCGAGCTGACCTCCACCTCGAACTGCACCACGTATCAGGCGCGACGCCTCGACATCCGCCACCGCCCCGTCGTCGACGGCGCCCCGGCGGGCAAGACCGCGCACGTCGCGACGCTCAACGGCACGCTCGCGACGACGCGGTGGATCGTGGCTCTCCTGGAGACGCACCAGCGCGCCGACGGCTCGGTCGTGATCCCGGAGGTGCTGCGGCCCTACCTCGGCGGGCTCGAGGTCGCGGAGCCCATCGCGTGA
- a CDS encoding diacylglycerol kinase family protein — MATDSGTNVGSDATDPEEAAAPDDVIRQPDDVSPDTSDGETGEARRVDESGRTEPFSDGDRPSPKAALVYNPIKVDGDALRAQVATHAKEAGWSEPLFYETTVDDLGNDVTRQALAEGVDVVLVAGGDGTVRAVSEAMTGSAVPLAIVPSGTGNLLARNLRLPLDDADAMIAAAFDGDVVPIDVGIATLARPGGESEKRAFVVMGGMGLDAAMIANTSGDLKKKVGWVAYVDGAARSLIGAKPFPVMYQVPGHKVHRANVQSVVFANCGSLPAGLELIPEASVTDGDLDIAIFQPKSAFGWLLIWRRVAWDNSFLRRFRAGRQILSLRTKDNAVRFSRGAGIDLATVAAQPVQLDGDEFGEATHVTARVEPGGLTVAVPRGHSVTGI, encoded by the coding sequence ATGGCGACCGACTCCGGCACGAACGTGGGCTCCGACGCGACCGATCCGGAGGAGGCGGCCGCACCCGACGACGTCATCCGCCAGCCCGACGACGTCTCCCCCGACACGTCCGACGGTGAGACGGGCGAGGCCCGGCGCGTCGACGAGAGCGGACGCACCGAGCCTTTCTCCGACGGCGACCGCCCGAGCCCGAAAGCCGCGCTCGTCTACAACCCGATCAAGGTCGACGGCGACGCGCTGCGCGCGCAGGTCGCCACCCACGCGAAGGAGGCGGGCTGGTCGGAACCCCTCTTCTACGAGACCACCGTCGATGACCTCGGCAACGACGTCACCCGGCAGGCACTCGCCGAAGGGGTCGACGTGGTGCTCGTCGCGGGCGGCGACGGTACGGTCCGTGCCGTCAGCGAAGCTATGACCGGTTCTGCCGTCCCGCTCGCGATCGTCCCCAGCGGCACCGGCAACCTCCTCGCCCGCAACTTGCGTCTCCCCCTCGACGACGCCGACGCCATGATCGCCGCCGCCTTCGACGGCGACGTCGTCCCCATCGACGTCGGCATCGCCACCCTCGCCCGCCCCGGCGGCGAGAGCGAGAAGCGCGCCTTCGTCGTCATGGGCGGAATGGGTCTGGATGCCGCGATGATCGCGAACACGAGCGGCGATCTCAAGAAGAAGGTGGGCTGGGTCGCCTACGTCGACGGCGCGGCGCGCTCCCTCATCGGCGCGAAGCCGTTCCCCGTCATGTACCAGGTGCCCGGGCACAAGGTGCACCGCGCCAACGTGCAGAGCGTCGTCTTCGCCAACTGCGGTTCGCTCCCGGCCGGACTCGAGCTGATCCCCGAGGCATCCGTCACCGACGGCGACCTCGACATCGCGATCTTCCAACCCAAGAGCGCCTTCGGCTGGCTGCTCATCTGGCGCCGCGTGGCCTGGGACAACAGCTTCCTCCGCCGCTTCCGGGCGGGACGCCAGATCCTGTCGCTGCGCACCAAGGACAACGCCGTGCGATTCAGCCGCGGCGCCGGCATCGACCTCGCCACCGTCGCCGCCCAGCCGGTGCAGCTCGACGGCGACGAGTTCGGCGAGGCGACCCACGTCACCGCGCGCGTCGAACCCGGCGGACTCACCGTCGCCGTCCCCCGCGGACACAGCGTCACCGGAATCTGA
- a CDS encoding deoxyribodipyrimidine photo-lyase encodes MTSLVWLRDDLRLADNPALRAAVDRDEPVTVLYVLDEESPGVRPLGGAAKWWLHHSLADLGQRLADRDGSLVLRRGAAADVVPAVADEVSAEAVSWNRRYGGAERDIDTALKARLRDEGREVTSYAANLLFEPWTVRTGSDTPYAVFTPFWKACQAQPSPRDPLPEPRTVDGRGARSDDLDDWKLLPTAPDWAGGLREAWEPGEPAARTRLRAFLSDDLGDYDRARDEPAAGATSLLSPRLRWGELSPYTVWHETVDAAGTGAHAASAHRFLSELGWREFAWHTLFHFPDLATRNWRAAFDAFPWPPLRRGHLRAWQKGETGVPLVDAGMRELWTTGYMHNRVRMVVASYLTKNLAIDWRRGEEWFWDTLVDADGASNPFNWQWVAGSGADASPYFRIFNPERQAEKFDPQGLYIGQWAPDSAEREPLVDLAETRRRALDAYEHVKRAR; translated from the coding sequence ATGACCTCCCTCGTCTGGCTGCGCGACGACCTCCGCCTCGCCGACAACCCCGCCCTGCGCGCCGCGGTCGACCGCGACGAACCGGTCACCGTGCTGTACGTGCTCGACGAGGAGTCGCCCGGCGTCCGTCCCCTCGGCGGAGCCGCGAAGTGGTGGTTGCACCACAGCCTCGCCGACCTGGGGCAGCGGCTCGCCGATCGAGACGGCTCCCTCGTGCTGCGACGCGGGGCGGCCGCCGACGTCGTGCCCGCGGTGGCCGACGAGGTCTCCGCGGAGGCCGTCTCGTGGAACCGCCGCTACGGCGGAGCCGAGCGCGACATCGACACGGCCCTCAAAGCGCGGCTGCGCGACGAGGGGCGCGAGGTCACCTCGTACGCGGCGAACCTCCTGTTCGAACCGTGGACCGTCCGCACCGGATCGGACACTCCCTACGCCGTCTTCACCCCGTTCTGGAAAGCCTGCCAGGCGCAGCCGTCGCCCCGCGACCCGCTGCCCGAGCCGCGCACGGTCGACGGCCGGGGCGCCCGCAGCGACGACCTCGACGACTGGAAGCTCCTCCCTACGGCGCCCGACTGGGCGGGCGGGCTGCGGGAGGCGTGGGAGCCCGGCGAGCCAGCCGCACGGACGCGACTGCGCGCGTTCCTCAGCGACGACCTCGGCGACTACGACCGCGCCCGCGACGAACCCGCCGCCGGCGCCACCTCCCTGCTCTCGCCGCGCCTGCGCTGGGGTGAGCTGAGCCCCTACACCGTATGGCACGAGACCGTGGATGCCGCGGGCACCGGCGCGCACGCGGCATCCGCTCACCGCTTCCTCTCCGAGCTGGGGTGGCGCGAATTCGCCTGGCACACGCTGTTCCACTTCCCCGACCTCGCCACCCGCAACTGGCGGGCGGCGTTCGACGCGTTCCCCTGGCCGCCGCTTCGCCGGGGGCACCTGCGGGCGTGGCAGAAAGGCGAGACGGGAGTCCCGCTCGTCGACGCGGGCATGCGCGAGCTGTGGACGACCGGCTACATGCACAACCGGGTTCGAATGGTCGTCGCGTCGTACCTCACGAAGAACCTCGCGATCGACTGGCGGCGCGGCGAGGAGTGGTTCTGGGACACCCTCGTCGACGCCGACGGTGCCAGCAACCCCTTCAACTGGCAGTGGGTGGCCGGTTCCGGCGCCGACGCGTCGCCGTACTTCCGCATCTTCAATCCGGAGCGACAGGCGGAGAAGTTCGACCCGCAAGGCCTCTACATCGGACAGTGGGCCCCCGACAGTGCGGAGCGCGAGCCGCTCGTCGACCTCGCGGAGACGCGACGCCGGGCCCTCGACGCATACGAGCACGTCAAGCGCGCCCGCTGA
- a CDS encoding LLM class flavin-dependent oxidoreductase → MNTTASPALSVLDLVPVRAGQSSAQAVAASLDLAARADDLGFRRYWFAEHHNMPAVASTTPPVLAAAAAARTSRIRVGSGGVMLPNHAPLVVAEQFAALEAIAPGRIDLGIGRAPGSDPVITQLLRMTGTTSDVDRFPDHIRDILGLVSPEGSQVRLVSRPGAATGEPYAVHATPAATSTPDVWLLGSSDYSAALAAAFGLPYVFANHFSGEGLERALDLYRTQFTPGEHLDAPRTFVTANVVAAPSEAEAEARMLPQARMMARLRGGRPLVALETVEQAAEAEAHDRLATAMLDGLRARWFVGAGDDVRGRLASFAGQHGVDEVMVSPVAAPYDAEPLDAAPGRVQTLELLVG, encoded by the coding sequence ATGAACACGACCGCCTCCCCCGCCCTGTCCGTCCTCGACCTCGTGCCCGTGCGAGCCGGTCAGAGCAGCGCACAGGCCGTCGCGGCATCCCTCGACCTCGCTGCCCGCGCCGACGACCTCGGTTTCCGGCGGTACTGGTTCGCGGAGCACCACAACATGCCCGCCGTCGCCTCGACGACCCCGCCCGTACTGGCGGCGGCAGCCGCGGCCCGCACGTCGCGCATCCGCGTCGGCAGCGGCGGCGTCATGCTTCCCAACCACGCGCCGCTCGTCGTCGCCGAACAGTTCGCCGCCCTCGAAGCCATCGCTCCCGGACGCATCGACCTCGGCATCGGCCGCGCCCCCGGCAGCGACCCCGTCATCACCCAGCTGCTGCGGATGACGGGAACCACGAGCGACGTCGACCGTTTCCCCGACCACATCCGCGACATCCTCGGGCTCGTGTCGCCCGAGGGCTCCCAGGTGCGTCTCGTGAGCCGTCCGGGCGCGGCGACCGGCGAACCGTACGCGGTGCACGCGACGCCCGCGGCGACCTCCACCCCCGACGTGTGGCTGCTGGGATCGAGCGACTACTCCGCCGCCCTCGCCGCGGCCTTCGGGCTCCCCTACGTGTTCGCGAACCACTTCTCCGGCGAGGGTCTCGAACGCGCCCTCGACCTCTACCGCACCCAGTTCACCCCCGGCGAGCACCTGGACGCTCCCCGCACCTTCGTCACCGCGAACGTCGTGGCGGCGCCGAGCGAGGCAGAGGCCGAAGCCCGGATGCTGCCGCAGGCGCGCATGATGGCGCGGCTGCGCGGCGGCCGCCCGCTCGTCGCCCTCGAGACGGTCGAGCAGGCGGCGGAGGCCGAGGCCCACGACCGGCTCGCGACGGCGATGCTCGACGGCCTGCGCGCGCGGTGGTTCGTCGGTGCCGGCGACGACGTGCGGGGCCGACTGGCATCCTTCGCCGGGCAGCACGGCGTCGACGAGGTCATGGTCTCGCCCGTGGCGGCTCCGTACGACGCGGAGCCCCTCGACGCCGCGCCTGGCCGGGTGCAGACGCTCGAACTCCTCGTCGGCTGA